CTTTTTAGTATTAATGCTTATTAAAAAATTAGATAGAGAGCATGATAAAGATCAAGCTTTAAAAACTATAAAATACTGAGTTGTTTCAACTTTTAAAAAATATCCACAAAAATATTTAGAATTATTAGCTGAGCCTAAAGTTGAAGATTTTTTAAATAAAAAATAAAAAGCACATTTTTCAATTGTGCTTCCCAAAATGCAAGTTCTATTGCAACGCTAAAATAAAACAAAAGCTTATTATTAAAGACAAAAAATGTCTGAAGTAATAAAAGTGCTTTTGTTTTTTTATTTAATACTTTTTCTTTTTAAAAAATAGGTTTCTTTTTGTGTTACTTAGTCTTTTTAAATTATTCTTTTTGTAAAGAGGTTCATCTAGAGAAATTGGATTTCATTTATCATCAATATTATTGAACATAAAGAAATTTTCATCAGCAGAAAATCATCCAAATATTTTACGTGGCATTTTATTAATTTTATTTTGAACTTCTAAGATTTCTTGGTCCGAATATTCACTAAAACTTGTTTGTTTTTTAAAATATCTTCTTACCAAAACATTAAAATTTTCAATTGTTCCTTTTTCAAAAGAAGCATATGGATCAGCTTGATAAATATATATTTTTAATCGATATCCAATATAAAACAATTTATTGAATTCAAAACCGTTATCAGTAGTTATTGATTTGACATTTAATCGATATTTTTTTATTAAATCTCATAAGATTAAATTAATAATTCATGAGTTTTTTGAAGGAACTTTTTTTATGATTCCAAATCTGGTTTTACGTTCTACGAAAGTTAATAAATGTTCTGAGTTTGTTGCTTTTTTACCTATAATTAAGTCAATTTCTCAATGTCCAAATTCAGATCTGTTATTAATATTATTTGGTCTTGTTCAAAAAGGCCTTACTCATCTTTTACCAACCAATCTGTCAATTGGTCCATTGTTTCTTTTTCCACCTTTTTTATATTTTTTTCTTAATCTATCAGAAGATTTTATGATTCAAAAACCGGAATTTATTCAATTAAAAACAGTTCTTAGAGATGGAATTTTAATATTTTGAAAATTATTTAAAATTTGCTGGTGCGTTATTTCCACACCCCATGTTTTTTTATCAAATAACTTTTTAAATTGTTTATTAAATTCTTGATAATTATTAAATTTATTTATCATTTTAAAATAACTAGATCACTTTTTACGGAGCTGACTTTTTTCTTCAGCTTCATCTGCAAAATAACCTCAAAAACCAGAATTTAATTTTATTTCTCTAGATAAAGAAGATTTATTTATACCTATAATTAAAGCAATTTTGCTTAAGGAATAATCAAATTTTTTAAGCAACATTTCGATGCTTAATCTATTTTTAAAAGTTAATTTGATATTATTAATTTAGTCCTCCAAAGTGATGTTTTAGTGTTGTTTGGGGGACATTTTTAATACAAAAAAAACATTCCCCGCATTAATTTTACTTAAATTAAGGAATGTTTTTTAATTCGCGAATAGCGACAAACCGTTGCAATGGAACTTGCAATCGAGGAAGCACATTTTTCAATTGTGCTTTTTTATACGCTTTTAGGCAAATATTGATAAAGTTTTTGATTATTTTGTATATTCTAAATTAAGTGTTGTTTTTTGTTTTCTTTTAATCAATTTTTTAGACAATATAACTATAAAATATGTTGATCATGAAATTAATAATATTGGTTGAACACAAACTATTGTTGCTGGAATAACCATTATTTTTAACAATGGACTAGATGTTGCATAAATCATATACATAAAACCAAAGCCAAATAAAGCAGCTGAAAGTGCTAAAAATAAACTATGAATAATTAGTTGTCATTTTTTATTATTTTTAAGAGCTAAAAGAACAAAAAATAATAAAAATTCTGTAATTATTACTAAAATAACACTAAGTGATTCAAATAAAGTGTGTATTGTTCCATTTTCACCGCTTAAAGTTGTGTCATGTGGTGGGCGTGTATAAATATTTTCATTTGTTAATTGATCAATCAAAATTGTTAGAATTAATGCTATTGAGAGTAAAAATATATTAATAAAGTAGAACAAAAAGATGTTTTATTTTATTTCCTTTTAATAAATTTCCTTATCATTATGTAGGATTAATTAAAAAATAACTGTACAATAATTTTATTCTTAAATTAAAGAAAATTCGTTTTTATAAAAAATACAAATAAAAAAATATGAAAATTTATTGTTTTTTTTCATATTTTTTTATTTATGACTGAAATTTATTAATTTTTCAATGCAATTTGTTTCATTTCATCATGATTTTGTATTTTTTTGATAACCACAAAATGAATTGAACCAAAAATTGCCACAATTGATTGAATTATAATAAATACTCCTATAACTCATCCGTGTTCGCTTATGCCAATCATGTCAACATAAGTAATATAAACAATGTCTGCTATCAAAAGAATTAAAGATCAAGAAATTAATATTATTATCAAAGCTAACAAAAACGGTGTCTCTCGATCATTATTAATAGATACAACAATTGAATAAATTAATGAAAAAACAATAAAAAACAAATTAAATAATAAAAATTTGTGTTTGTTAAATTTTAAATTCATCTAGTAACTCATTTATTAATTATTTTATTACTTTTATTTTCGTAATCCCAAACAAACTATAAATAAGATATTTAAGTAACAAAAAAGCAAAGTTTTTGTTACCTTGCTTTTTTCAAAATTAAATTCTATTTATAAAATTTATCTGGATGAATTGGTTTTTCATTAACTTGAATATTACTGATTTTTCCTTGTGCAATAGTAATGATTCTATTAGCCATTGGTTTAATTTTAGGATCGTGACTAACCATAATTACGGTTGTGTTTCTTGCTTGATTGATTTCATAAAGAGTTTTTAAAACAATTTTAGATGTTGATGTATCAAGCGCTCCTGTTGGTTCATCTGCAAAAATAATATCGGCATTTTTAGCTAAAGCTCTAATGATTGAAACCCTTTGTTGTTGTCCTCCAGACATTTGTGAAGGGAACTTGTTCATTTCTTCTTTAAGCTCAAATTGCTCAAAAAGTTCCACAATATCAACTCTTTTATTATGATCCCTTTGTAAATAAGAACCTGTTTCAGCGTTATCATAAGCACTTAAATTTTCTAAAAGATTATAGCTTTGAAAGATAAAGCTTACATGGTGTCTTCTAAAAAGAGTTAATTTGGCA
This Mycoplasmopsis columbina DNA region includes the following protein-coding sequences:
- a CDS encoding IS30 family transposase; translated protein: MLLKKFDYSLSKIALIIGINKSSLSREIKLNSGFWGYFADEAEEKSQLRKKWSSYFKMINKFNNYQEFNKQFKKLFDKKTWGVEITHQQILNNFQNIKIPSLRTVFNWINSGFWIIKSSDRLRKKYKKGGKRNNGPIDRLVGKRWVRPFWTRPNNINNRSEFGHWEIDLIIGKKATNSEHLLTFVERKTRFGIIKKVPSKNSWIINLILWDLIKKYRLNVKSITTDNGFEFNKLFYIGYRLKIYIYQADPYASFEKGTIENFNVLVRRYFKKQTSFSEYSDQEILEVQNKINKMPRKIFGWFSADENFFMFNNIDDKWNPISLDEPLYKKNNLKRLSNTKRNLFFKKKKY